GCGCCTTGTACGCACGCTCCTGGACCAGCACGTTCCCATGGATGACGACTTCATCGAGGAGCAGGAGCGCCGCAGGAGCAAGGGCATGGGCGACCAGATCTACGACGTGACCGCGTGGTCGTTCCCGCTGATGTACAACGTGGAGGCCGTGGCCGCGGACCGGATGGTCGAAGGCGACCTCGCACTGGTCGATCCTGACCTTGTCCCACCGGGTTCGATCCAGGGTGGCCGGGCGGAAGTCGCCTACCTGGTGCCGTGGGGCACCCAGGCCGCCGGACGCCTGCTGGCCGCGTCGCACCGGGCGGGGCTCCGGGTATTCAGCACCGACCTGGCCTTCGTGCAGGGAGACCGGCGTTATCCGTCCGGCACGTTGATCTTCAAGGTCAAGGACAACCCGGATCACCTGCACGAGACCCTGGATGGCATCGCGACGTCCTCGGGTGCGGAAGTCATCGCGACGGACACCGGGTGGGTCGATGAAGGACCCAACTTCGGCAGTAACAACGTGGTCTTCATGCGCAAGCCGCGCATCGCCCTTGCGTGGGACCGTCCCACCCGCGCCTACAACGCGGGCGCCACCCGTTTCGTGGTCGAACGCCAGATCGGGTACCCGGTCACTGTCATCCGGACGCGCCAGCTCGCCACGGCCGACCTGAGAGACTTCGACGTACTGTTGCTGCCGGATCCCGGGTTTGGCGGCACCTACCGCACCGTGCTCGGCGATCGGGGAACCCGTCGAATCAGGGACTGGGTGCGCGCCGGCGGCACGGTGGTCGGACTGGGGGCCGGCGCCACGGCTTTCCTGGCGGCAGAATCGACCGGCCTGCTCTCGACGACCAGGGAGGACGCGGCCGCAGAAGACAGCGACGGCGGCAATGGCGATTCCGGTGACGGAAGCTCTTCCGGACGCATTTTCGAGACGGAAGATGAGTACCTTCATTCGTTGCATCCTGAAGATACTACACCGCCGGCCACGCAGGGCGTGCTCCTCAAGGCCGGGCTCGATCCGGACCACTGGCTGGCGGCGGGCAGGGACCGTACCGTGAACGCACTGGTCAGCGGCAGCTCGATCTTCAAGCCGCTCAAGCTGGACGCTGGCAACAACGTGGCGGTGTTCCTGGGTCCCAACGAAGTCGTCGCCAGCGGTTTCGCCTGGGAAGGAAGCACGGCGCAGTTGGCCTACAAGCCCCTGCTCATGGAAGAGCGCCACGGCCGCGGCCTGGCCATCGGATTCACGGCCGACCCCAATTTCAGGGCCTACATGGACGGCCTGAACATCCTGTTCATGAACGCGATCTTCCGCGGCCCTGCCCACGCGGGAGCGGCGGTGACGGAGTAGCACGGCAGTGACGGAGTAGCGCGGCCGTGACGGAGTAGCGCGGCCGTGACGGAGTAGCGCGGCCGTGACGGAGCAGCGCGGCCGTGACGGAGTGGCACGACTGGGACGATCGCGGATTCAACAGAAAGGCGGTGCGAAGCATGACCACCATTCCCATGCGCAATACCCCGCCGGACCATGGCATCAGGGTACCGTACGAATCCCATGCGGCATTCACTGCGGAGCTTTTCGTTTCGGCCGGCATGGACCGTGAGGAAGCGGGACTGATGGGCAGGATACTCGCCACGGCCGACAGGCGCTGCGTGTACAGTCACGGCACGCAGCAGGCGCTCGGGTATCTGCCGAAGCTTCGCGACGGCGAGGTGAACCCGCGTCCCGAAGTGACGACGGTACGCGAATCGGAGACCGTTTTGGTACTTGACGGGGACGGGGGCATGGGGTACGGCCCGTCCCACCGGGGCATGGCGACCGCCATCGATAAGGCGCTCGCCCACGGCCTCGGCGCGGCGACCACGCGCAACCACTACCACTTCGGCGCGGCTGGAAACTACTCGCGCATGGCCCTCGAGCACGGTTGCGTGGGATGGGCGCTGTCCACCCACCGCGTCGCCCTCGACCCCGACAACGTAATCATGTCCGCAAGCGGCGGC
The Gemmatimonadota bacterium genome window above contains:
- a CDS encoding Ldh family oxidoreductase; translated protein: MTEWHDWDDRGFNRKAVRSMTTIPMRNTPPDHGIRVPYESHAAFTAELFVSAGMDREEAGLMGRILATADRRCVYSHGTQQALGYLPKLRDGEVNPRPEVTTVRESETVLVLDGDGGMGYGPSHRGMATAIDKALAHGLGAATTRNHYHFGAAGNYSRMALEHGCVGWALSTHRVALDPDNVIMSASGGSPMSLAFPTRNQPPLVLDMAAVFMGYKDELFQEHFALFAKSLGLAVALQALGGILAGIWKPEFQPPRSKWESNQGAFLLAMKVDHFMDLDEFERTLDDFISKAREMRPFPGMPHAELPGGMEWRWERENEAKGVPLSDDHRRKLEDIAREFEVEPPYGAFESTRF